AATGCTCTGATTTGGGCTTTTTTGGGGTTAAATCACTAGCCATCCAGTTCTTTCCTGGATAATAACTAAATAACTAAGATAACACTTACAGAAAACCATTTATACGAGTCTTACCTCCTTAGTTACATAGTCAGATAGTACATGTTTTTTGAGAAGCTCCCAAGGGTCCAACTCCAAAGGAAACTGCATGAGAAAGTACCGTAAAATAGAGAGAACATGTCAATAATACAGTATACAAGAAACTAGAGCATAGCTAACAGTTCAGTGTTTCTAGAGAAACTGATTTGGGATTTCTAAATAGCCAAAAAGTGGTGCACACAGATACGATTAAGCAAAGTTCAAGGCAAAGGATGGTACTCGACAGGAGGAATGGTGATCAATACCTCAACACTCAGGTGAGAAAGCAACGGAAGACGAGCTTTCGAACCACCAGACTCTACTTGCTTATCTCTCTCAAGAATACGCAGAAACGCTTCTTTCTGAAGGAGATCTTTAGCCTCATCGGTCAGGTCGACATTAGTCACAACCAATTTTGGAAGAACATACTGTGAAGTAGGGGCATTCAAAGATGAAAACTGTGACTGGCTTCCGTCAATAGTAGAGGAGCTTGGACTGCGAGTTTCTGAACATTGAGCCAAACTGATCCCAACAGAAGAATTGTCAGCTGGCAATGGAGTAACAAAACTGCCAGAATGTTCTTGGGTTCCTTGAGGTTCTGTAGAAGCATGGGAAGTTTCTGATGATTCCTGAGTCTCCATCGATAACCCAGTGGCATCTGCAGTGGGCACTTTAGCCTCTACCATTTCTATATCTAGTGGAACTGCTGAACTAATGTCCTCCTCCTTCGGTGTTTTTAATGCAGAAGGAACAGGAGAACTGACAAGAACTGGTATGATCTCACCAGCAGCAGATGTCACCAGAGCAGAATCCTTAGCTGGAGGTGCTTCAGCTTGATCCGCTTCACTTATTGTCTGAAATGGAGGATTCAATAAACAAAATGAAACAAGAAAATCTAACAAAATAAGCAGGGACAGCTAGAGAAACTACCTTCCACAGAGCCTCTAACATTGGAAAGCGGCCTGAAAGAAGATTCCGACTAGGAGCAACAGAGGACTGGCTAGTTGAAGGATGTTGTCGTTGATCTACTTCAGGACCAGCAACTGGCAGGTGTTGCATGTTAACCATTACAACCTCTGCTAATAAGTCAGCAGCGATACTGGATGACAGGATTTGTAGTGATCCAGCAGCTCTGTCGCCTTGCGCAGCTAATGCAGCAAACATACCAATTAATTGATATACAGCTTCAGAATTCTCAGTTCTTGCAGGGGTGGGTTGATTGGATGATGAATCAACAGAGGCTGCCTCGGTATTTCTCTTGTTTGCCTCTTCACTATGTTCCTGAGAATCATGTGATTGTTTGACCCTTTTGCTGGAATGACCATCATCTTCTAGAATATTATTCATGTCATCAGCCAGACTCCGCTTGTTACTGTTGTCAGTGCTTGTTTCCTGTCATAGAAATATAGTTTATACTTATTTTGAAACACTTATAGATTGAATCAATTCTTGGTGTATGTGGGTGGGGGTGTGGGGGGCTCATTGCAAAGGTTGGAATTTGCAGAAGAGATATAATTTAGATATAGAGGTACATACTGTCAGAGGCAACGATTCGGCCCTGTTTGACGTGTCTCCAGCACTCCTACCAGCATTTGAATCATTTGCAGCTATTGAATCTCCCTGGTTTATAATATTTTGAGCTTCCAATAGTCGAGCTCGCCACTGAAAAGTAGAACTTCAAATTAGTAAGAATGCACCTAGAGCGGATTCTGAAAATGTAAGCATGAAGTGAGACATGTCATATACTACTGAAAAGAGCATATGCATATCAAGTAAAGTTCCTTGACAAAACAGAtattatttactccctccgttcctaaatatttgtcttcctagagatttcaacaagtgactacatacggagcaaaatgagtgaatctacactctaaaatatgtccatatacatccgtatgtggtagcccatttggaatatctaaaaagacaaatatttaggaacggagggagtacatagcatCTTACAATTTACTGCAAGAAGGTAAAAGAAGTACCGGCTCAGCACTTGAATGTGTACATTTCAGGCATGCATCAATGGCACTCTTCAAAGCATGGAATGCGCCTGGAACTTGCACTTTGATAATGGTATTTGCTGGGTCCAAAGAAAGTAAAACTGGCAGTATGCGTCCATAAAAGGAAGGCCTTCTTTGAGCAATAGCCGAGAGACTGGGAGAAGTTGATATTAGAAAATGAGTAAGAAACACACGCATCAGAACATATACAGATGCTAATGTAAGGGACTATAACCTGAAAATTTTCTAAAAAAGAATGAAGAAATGACACAGCGCCATCTTTCAGGAAATTCATTTGCTCGAAAGATGATACAAACCGCACATGCAAAAAAAAAGGGAATACAAATGGATGAGGCCAACCTAGTAACAAAGACAATGATCATCGAAGTGCTGAGTAATCTTATTTTAGGAGACTTGAGTTGTTCTAGCAACAGTCCAAGGCTCTGGCTGGCTTCCATGGCTAGGTCACCAACATTAAGCAGAGGGTGACCTCCCCTTAACCATGCTATATTGAATCCCATATCTGCAAAGGATCAACAGATTATCATGCCATAAATCCAAATTTAAAACAGGCCATTTATATAAAGTAGTACAGCACATGTTCTACCTTCTGTAGCTTGGTTTGGTGGATCAGATGTGATATTGGGATCCGGGGTATGCATAAGAACTGTTTTCTCAACAAACTTAACAGCCAGCAACCTGACTCCTTCGTTGCTGGTAGGCTGACATGGAGATGCCATAAATGAGAGAAACTGTAAGCCGAGATGATGCAATTAACTGGATGCAAAAAGAGGATAGTGGCTTACCTGGAATGCCATGAGCGACACCGCTGATTTAAGCTTGAGCATCCATTCccatgatgacttgagtgactcgTCAATCCCCCCACTCGAGAACAAACCCTGGATTTAGGACCGGCAAACAGCAATATGAGCCAAAGTCCACACACAGGCAACTCTTAAAGGTGCTGCTTGTTAGAATTACCTGGATAACGAGCTCTTGCAGTACTTTGGCAAATAAGTCTGTTCCTGTTTTAACAGCCTGTCTCGCGACCGCCGGCGTCTCGTCATTCAAAAGATCCAGCAGACAGGGCATCATGTCGGGTATATACACCGTGTGCTTTGACCCAATCTCACCAATCATCCTATGTCAGGTGGACGAGTTGAATTAAACATAAGTCAAGATATGAGCATATTTCATTGCGCTGCGAAAACAAAATCAGATGATATCATGACAGAAAGCATTCGGCTGCCATTCCACCACATGAAACCTTAGCATTTGGTACTAGTAAATTGCGCATTTGAGTAATTGGCCACTGCAACGTATAGAACTCCAGAACCTTTACAACAGAAATTACACATTTGGTTGAAACTTTACTGCTACTTTTGTTGCTGAATTCACTATCAATTTAAGTTACCTCGAATCGAATTGGCAGGAggcagcaaggttaagttgctgaCGAAACTGACTAGCGGGGCAGAGCACTGGAGTGGCCCAACGGAATGGCCGAATAAGAGGAGCGGGAGCACTCACTCGACGACGATCTTGCGCACGGGGCTGGCCTCGTCGGCGCGGAGCTCGGCGAGGCGGGGGACGAGCTCGTGGAGCGGCAGCCGGCGGAGCCCGCGCACCTGCAGGAGGCGCCGGCCCATGTCCCCGGCAGGAGCGTCCGGCTGGGGGAGGCCGTGCGGAGGGAAGGCCGTCGGGAGGGCCACCGCCATCGGACTGACGGAACCCTAGCTCCGGCGATCCCCGGCGACGCGCGTCCTGGGAGTAGTGGTTTCTCCCCCCACTTAAaacctttttcctcttttttcttaCTTAAATTAATGGCTCGGCCCTTTTGGTGCCTTTAAGTATCCAAGCGGAGCGTAAGCGGGCCTGTTGAGTGTCATGGACCGCGCTGTCGCTCAGGGCTTTGCATACATGAACAGTGAAATGTCGGCCTCGCCACTCACGGGCCAGGCCCAGCTCTACAGCGTACGCTCACGCTAGTTCAGCCACACCCTCTTCTAAAATAAAAGTAGATGCGCACCCTAAAACAATAGTTGATGCAGCCTTGGTACACTTTTGTCGtttttttcttctccttctttttaTATGTACTCCAAAAAGTTTTCAAAAAATTGTATATTCTGAGGAATTTTTGTTCATGCAAAATTCGTTCACAACACTTATTCATCcactttttaaaaatattcatggcaTACGAAGAATATTTATGAC
This region of Triticum aestivum cultivar Chinese Spring chromosome 2D, IWGSC CS RefSeq v2.1, whole genome shotgun sequence genomic DNA includes:
- the LOC123051380 gene encoding symplekin, with the translated sequence MAVALPTAFPPHGLPQPDAPAGDMGRRLLQVRGLRRLPLHELVPRLAELRADEASPVRKIVVEMIGEIGSKHTVYIPDMMPCLLDLLNDETPAVARQAVKTGTDLFAKVLQELVIQGLFSSGGIDESLKSSWEWMLKLKSAVSLMAFQPTSNEGVRLLAVKFVEKTVLMHTPDPNITSDPPNQATEDMGFNIAWLRGGHPLLNVGDLAMEASQSLGLLLEQLKSPKIRLLSTSMIIVFVTSLSAIAQRRPSFYGRILPVLLSLDPANTIIKVQVPGAFHALKSAIDACLKCTHSSAEPWRARLLEAQNIINQGDSIAANDSNAGRSAGDTSNRAESLPLTETSTDNSNKRSLADDMNNILEDDGHSSKRVKQSHDSQEHSEEANKRNTEAASVDSSSNQPTPARTENSEAVYQLIGMFAALAAQGDRAAGSLQILSSSIAADLLAEVVMVNMQHLPVAGPEVDQRQHPSTSQSSVAPSRNLLSGRFPMLEALWKTISEADQAEAPPAKDSALVTSAAGEIIPVLVSSPVPSALKTPKEEDISSAVPLDIEMVEAKVPTADATGLSMETQESSETSHASTEPQGTQEHSGSFVTPLPADNSSVGISLAQCSETRSPSSSTIDGSQSQFSSLNAPTSQYVLPKLVVTNVDLTDEAKDLLQKEAFLRILERDKQVESGGSKARLPLLSHLSVEFPLELDPWELLKKHVLSDYVTKEGHELTLGILNRLYREAEQDQDFLSSRTATSVYESFVLTIAENLRDMFPASDRSLGKLLCEMPYLPEGVLKLLEGLCSPGNNEKQDKDLQSGDRVTQGLSAVWNLIMLRPPNRDRCLDIALQSSINRLDEVRMKAIRLVANKLFPMASISKRIEDFANEKLNSVLEVIPAAESASGAEMATPEVHQDGGLENLSSVADALTLMSLYFALCTKKHSLLRRVFEIYGSLPQAAKQAVHRQVPILIRTIRSSPDLLGIISDPPADCRDLLMQVLQTLTDGAVPSQDLISSIKNLYSKTKDTEFLFPVMAHLPKDEILSVFPNIVNLPVDKFQVALSRILQGSPQHGPILDPSEILIAIHVIDPEKEGIPLKKVMDACAACFEQRTTFTQQVLAKALNQLVEQIPLPLLFMRTVMQAISAFPALVDFVMEIMSRLVSKQIWKYPKLWVGFLKCAILTKPQSYGVLLQLPAPQLENALNKNPVLKAPLVEHASQPNVRSTLPRSSLVVLGLAEDQQQQPAPEAQSSQNQAAETSSSAAEATTEVTQESSAAS